A DNA window from Bdellovibrio sp. BCCA contains the following coding sequences:
- a CDS encoding tail fiber domain-containing protein → MRTCTYLFSFLVFLFSSLVLASPNSFTYQGRILKTDGTPLEYAHVSFLFEITNPTGSCVIYREQVDDVNMVNSKGVFDVPIGSGTKLFPAAPTFKLLDAFKNSTTQNCSGGSTYTAASGDTRLLKVQFHDGSGWKIISPSNEIRSVPFSAFSLSAETLGDKSASDFVLKTGVPTCAANEFLSWNGTAMVCAPVTGASGGTVTDVTSANGYITIANGTSTPVVTLNVGTTAGTVAAGNDARFSDARVPTGAAGGDLSGTYPSPSVSKIQNVAVSNAAPTNGNFLKFDGTQWIGAAIGMSDVTNLNSSLSNYHTVAAFNSAVGSANCAAHQTPYWNSVSGSFQCQSINVSVAGDVSGTIGAVSVNKIKGVDVDTTGLTSGQVLKYDGTKWAPANDSNAGGTVTNIATGTGLTGGPITSTGTISLANTAVTAGSYTRANITVDAQGRLTAASNGAAVNLATEVTGTLPIANGGTGQTTATAAFNGLSPSTTKGDLIVHDGTNDIRLPVGANGQVLSANSAQASGLQWITPTNGTVTNVTGTAPIVVATGSTTPAISINDATTSAKGAVQVGAGIAVTSGTISADPANFPSAVPVSKGGTGATSITANRLLASNGTGSAVATFSCGVGQIVTFDAAGVMGCTNYSASGVFANGGNSFGADATLGTNDAYALNFETSNTPRMTISSGGNVGIGTTSPSFPLDVQSSGSFQARLWHSSNNQYDGSALMMTRTRGTLASNTAVTSGDTIGGIYFRAHDGSGTGTTNSSVEVSAGENHSGTNRGTYMIFETTTNGSATRSEKMRIHSNGNVGIGTTTPTYPLSIYRSAASTTLNVESGSNGSAAQSRYAGLTTGGAAQVYGAGVNISNGNAGYEVYDYTAGASRLYLSPVGQFGIGTASPSVRLTVQGASGQQALMQIQNSDFVAGTTGAGSYFGTVSPSGNVGSLLQAFYNGNTTAAPLYLNPYTGNVGVGVGTGATIDKQFTVNGDAAVGLTKTAGTQGYGNALWFRGTESSTDEVWMAKYVNATDQTYLRVNVGDEGSDYFVVGYTIGGAPGGTFNNAFWVKTDGTGWMAGTLTQASDARLKKNVRPLENSLEKILRLDGVTYNWIDPRKPASLQMGLIAQEVEKEFPEVVANNVDGYKSIAYQNLVAPIINAIKELYTKVVDIDSRVESLEKKNVALEQQNRELKEALCEMNPKAKICVSK, encoded by the coding sequence ATGAGAACTTGTACGTACCTCTTCTCATTTCTGGTTTTTCTATTTAGTTCGCTAGTCTTAGCGTCGCCCAATTCATTTACTTATCAAGGACGTATTCTTAAAACAGACGGAACTCCGCTGGAATATGCACACGTCAGCTTTCTTTTTGAAATCACAAATCCCACTGGATCTTGCGTGATTTATCGTGAGCAAGTCGACGATGTGAATATGGTGAATTCCAAAGGGGTTTTCGATGTGCCGATCGGCTCTGGCACTAAACTTTTCCCGGCGGCTCCCACTTTTAAACTTTTAGATGCATTTAAAAACTCCACTACACAAAACTGTTCTGGAGGTTCTACTTACACCGCCGCTTCCGGAGACACCCGTCTTTTGAAAGTTCAGTTCCACGATGGCAGTGGTTGGAAAATTATTTCTCCGTCGAATGAAATTCGCTCCGTTCCTTTTTCTGCGTTTTCTTTATCCGCGGAAACGTTGGGAGATAAATCGGCTTCGGATTTCGTTTTAAAAACCGGAGTTCCGACTTGCGCTGCCAATGAGTTTCTAAGTTGGAATGGTACTGCGATGGTCTGTGCTCCTGTGACGGGCGCTAGTGGCGGAACAGTAACTGATGTTACTTCTGCCAATGGTTACATCACAATTGCCAATGGCACTTCGACCCCTGTTGTGACATTGAATGTTGGCACGACGGCAGGAACTGTAGCTGCGGGGAATGATGCGCGCTTTAGTGATGCTCGTGTTCCAACAGGTGCTGCTGGTGGAGATTTGTCTGGGACTTATCCGAGTCCTTCTGTGTCTAAGATTCAAAATGTTGCAGTTTCTAATGCGGCTCCAACGAACGGGAATTTTTTGAAGTTTGATGGCACTCAGTGGATTGGTGCTGCTATTGGGATGAGTGATGTTACTAATTTGAATTCTTCTTTAAGCAACTATCATACGGTGGCTGCATTTAATTCTGCTGTTGGTAGTGCGAACTGTGCTGCTCACCAAACGCCTTATTGGAATTCTGTTTCTGGGTCTTTCCAATGTCAGTCTATCAATGTTTCTGTTGCGGGTGACGTGAGTGGAACTATTGGTGCTGTTTCTGTAAATAAAATTAAGGGTGTTGATGTCGATACAACCGGATTAACCTCGGGCCAAGTTCTTAAGTACGATGGAACTAAATGGGCTCCTGCTAATGATTCAAATGCTGGTGGTACCGTTACTAATATCGCGACTGGCACTGGTTTAACTGGCGGTCCAATTACTTCTACTGGAACTATTTCATTAGCAAATACAGCTGTGACGGCAGGATCTTATACTCGTGCAAATATCACAGTCGATGCTCAAGGTCGTTTGACTGCTGCAAGCAATGGTGCGGCTGTAAACTTAGCAACTGAAGTCACTGGCACTTTACCGATTGCAAATGGCGGTACGGGACAAACTACAGCCACTGCTGCCTTCAACGGTCTTTCACCAAGCACAACAAAAGGTGACTTGATTGTTCATGATGGTACGAATGACATTCGTTTGCCCGTTGGTGCAAATGGACAAGTATTGTCAGCAAACTCTGCGCAAGCTTCAGGTCTTCAATGGATCACGCCGACAAATGGAACTGTGACTAACGTCACAGGAACTGCTCCCATCGTTGTTGCAACAGGTTCAACAACTCCCGCAATTTCAATTAACGATGCAACCACTTCAGCAAAAGGTGCCGTGCAAGTCGGCGCTGGTATCGCTGTCACATCAGGAACTATCAGTGCTGATCCGGCAAACTTCCCTTCTGCTGTACCGGTTTCAAAAGGTGGTACGGGAGCCACATCGATTACTGCTAACAGACTTTTGGCTTCGAACGGAACTGGCTCTGCTGTAGCGACATTTAGCTGTGGCGTCGGACAAATCGTGACGTTCGATGCTGCGGGTGTCATGGGTTGCACCAACTATTCTGCCTCGGGAGTTTTCGCTAATGGTGGAAATAGTTTTGGTGCCGACGCGACTTTAGGAACCAACGATGCTTATGCATTGAACTTTGAAACGAGCAATACTCCTCGCATGACCATTTCTTCTGGAGGAAATGTTGGTATCGGAACGACCTCTCCAAGTTTTCCGCTGGACGTGCAAAGTTCCGGCTCTTTTCAAGCAAGGCTTTGGCACTCTTCTAACAATCAATATGATGGTTCCGCATTGATGATGACTCGCACACGCGGGACGTTGGCATCGAATACGGCAGTCACATCAGGTGATACCATTGGCGGAATTTATTTCCGTGCGCACGATGGTTCAGGCACAGGAACAACGAACTCTTCTGTTGAAGTCAGTGCCGGAGAAAATCATTCAGGAACCAACCGCGGAACTTATATGATTTTCGAAACGACAACAAATGGAAGTGCGACACGTTCAGAAAAAATGCGCATTCATTCCAACGGCAATGTCGGTATCGGGACAACGACTCCGACTTATCCTCTTTCAATCTATCGTTCTGCTGCCAGTACCACTCTCAATGTTGAAAGCGGTAGCAATGGCTCCGCAGCCCAATCACGTTATGCGGGGCTCACTACAGGTGGTGCCGCTCAGGTTTATGGAGCCGGTGTTAATATCTCCAATGGCAATGCTGGATACGAAGTTTACGATTACACGGCTGGCGCTAGCCGACTTTACCTCAGCCCTGTAGGTCAATTCGGGATCGGCACCGCTTCTCCCTCTGTTCGTTTGACTGTTCAGGGAGCCAGCGGCCAACAGGCTCTCATGCAAATTCAAAACAGTGATTTCGTTGCAGGGACAACAGGGGCGGGTTCTTACTTTGGTACCGTGTCCCCCTCAGGCAATGTCGGTTCCTTACTTCAGGCTTTCTACAATGGCAATACAACTGCGGCTCCACTCTATTTGAACCCTTATACAGGAAATGTGGGCGTAGGAGTCGGCACTGGCGCAACGATAGACAAACAATTTACCGTGAATGGTGACGCTGCGGTTGGATTAACCAAAACTGCAGGCACGCAAGGATACGGCAATGCACTTTGGTTCCGTGGCACCGAAAGTAGTACCGACGAAGTCTGGATGGCTAAGTACGTAAATGCCACGGACCAAACGTATCTGCGTGTTAACGTCGGTGATGAAGGCAGTGATTATTTCGTTGTAGGTTACACAATCGGAGGAGCCCCAGGAGGAACATTCAATAATGCTTTTTGGGTAAAAACGGATGGTACTGGATGGATGGCAGGAACACTGACTCAGGCTTCGGATGCACGTCTCAAAAAGAACGTTCGTCCTCTTGAAAATTCATTGGAAAAAATCTTGCGCTTGGACGGAGTTACCTATAACTGGATTGATCCACGCAAACCTGCTTCTTTACAAATGGGACTGATCGCTCAAGAGGTGGAAAAAGAATTTCCGGAAGTAGTTGCTAACAATGTGGATGGATACAAATCAATCGCTTATCAAAATTTGGTGGCTCCAATTATTAACGCCATCAAAGAGCTTTATACCAAAGTCGTGGATATTGATTCCCGCGTTGAATCTCTTGAGAAAAAGAACGTGGCGTTGGAACAGCAAAACAGGGAGCTTAAAGAAGCCCTATGCGAGATGAATCCTAAAGCGAAAATCTGTGTCTCAAAATAA
- a CDS encoding tail fiber domain-containing protein, producing the protein MRYGTYLLQILILFIGALAFAAPSSFTYQGRILKTDGTPLEYAHVSFLFEITNPAGTCVIYREQVDDVNMQNSKGVFDVPIGSGTKIFPTDPTFKLLDAFKNSITQNCSGGSTYMASSGDTRLLKVQFHDGVGWKVISPANEIRSVPFSAYAYSAEMLGDKNASDFLLKAGLPTCAANEFLSWNGTALACAPVSGASGGTVTNVSSANGYVTITNNTSTPLVTLNVGTTAGTVAAGDDSRFTNSRTPTGPAGGDLSGTYPNPSVAKLQGVAVSNAAPTSGHFLKFDGTQWGSSSITTSDITNLNATLSNYHTVAAFNTAVVNANCATHQTPYWNSVSGSFQCQSINVSVAGDVSGTIGAVSVNKIKGVDVDTTGLTSGQVLKYDGTKWAPASDNNAGGTVTNIATGTGLSGGPITSTGTISLANTTVTAGSYGSTTQVGTFTVDAQGRLTAASNSAIAFPVTSVATKTGAVTLDYGDINNAATKYFTYKPNNVACADGQVIKWIAANSRWECANDTDTNAGGTVTNIATGTGLSGGPITSTGTISLANTAVTAGSYGSTTQVGTFTVDAQGRLTAASNAAIAFPVTSVAARTGAVVLDYGDINNAASKYLTYKPNNVACTDGQVLKWIAANSRWECASDTDTNAGGTVTNIATGTGLTGGPITSTGTVSLANTAVTAGSYTRANITVDAQGRLTAASNGAAVNLATEVTGTLPIANGGTGQTTATAAFNGLSPITTKGDLIVHDGTNDIRLPVGTNGQVLSANSAQASGLQWITPTASGTAGGDLSGTYPNPSVAKINGNAVASTTPTTGQVMRWSGTQYAPVNFGVNNLLSSTGAQQFANSACTASQTLTWSSLSDTFTCANIAGLDASTISTGTIAAARLPSSATFWTDGGSGKIYYNGGNVGIGSSSPPAKLSINSTGATQGIQVSSLGNSGPSLFYNAYSATLTDPVLTVGSYIGSGSTVLFKVESGMPTSTLGSGSSKFAVTAAGNVGIGTSSPSFPFDVQSSSSFQARLFHSSDNQTDGSALMMTRTRGTVSSNTAVLADDTIGGFYFRAHDGSGTGTTTSAIEVSAGENQSSTNRGSYMVFETTANGSASRSERMRIHTDGSVGIGTSSPSYMLDVASTGANVARFTGNQVVVNATSGNPNFSLHEGGVLKWSLGEIATDDRFRISSDTATERFTILQNGNVGIGSTAPTAKLELIRNFNGESNTTAAFIGGIDSGYTNTGAYFVQKDSTGLSSANTYLFNVVRNGTSQFLVTGGGRVGIGTTAPGYPLHVAGTGYINDGSSYLEFLSRNDSALNVTNNSSTKRSFSIHHENSSALIAQWYHCPGGTCTQRLTFDYAGNMAISGTLTQSSDIRLKKDIQPLENSLNKILDLQGVSYYWKDPQIPGKQIGLIAQEVEKNFPEAVRTNSEGWKSVAYQNLVAPIIDSIKELYILVMSENQRQDREIASLKENNAVLNSKVDDLEKQNKALKDALCEMNPQSKICK; encoded by the coding sequence ATGAGATACGGCACGTACCTGCTTCAAATTCTCATTTTATTTATTGGCGCGCTTGCGTTTGCGGCTCCGAGTTCTTTCACATATCAAGGTCGCATTCTTAAAACAGACGGCACTCCATTAGAATACGCTCATGTTAGCTTTTTATTCGAGATCACGAATCCTGCTGGAACTTGCGTTATCTATCGCGAGCAAGTTGATGACGTAAACATGCAAAACTCAAAAGGGGTTTTTGACGTACCGATCGGATCAGGCACAAAAATATTTCCAACAGATCCTACTTTTAAATTATTAGATGCTTTTAAAAATTCCATCACTCAAAACTGCTCTGGTGGATCAACCTACATGGCTTCTTCTGGTGACACGCGCCTGTTGAAAGTTCAGTTTCATGACGGTGTTGGTTGGAAAGTCATTTCCCCTGCCAACGAAATTCGTTCAGTTCCTTTTTCTGCCTACGCTTATTCTGCGGAAATGTTAGGTGATAAGAATGCCAGTGATTTCCTTCTTAAAGCAGGACTTCCTACGTGTGCCGCGAATGAGTTTTTAAGTTGGAATGGAACAGCTTTAGCCTGCGCTCCCGTCAGCGGAGCCAGCGGCGGTACAGTGACGAACGTAAGTTCTGCCAATGGTTACGTCACAATCACCAATAACACTTCGACTCCCCTTGTGACTTTGAATGTCGGCACGACAGCAGGCACGGTCGCTGCGGGTGATGATTCTCGTTTTACAAATTCACGCACACCAACGGGACCTGCTGGTGGAGATTTATCCGGGACTTATCCGAATCCTTCTGTTGCAAAACTTCAGGGAGTGGCTGTTTCCAATGCGGCTCCGACCTCGGGACATTTTTTAAAATTTGATGGCACTCAGTGGGGAAGCTCTTCCATCACAACAAGTGATATTACGAATTTAAATGCGACCTTGAGTAACTATCATACTGTCGCTGCTTTTAACACCGCTGTTGTAAATGCTAACTGTGCTACTCACCAAACGCCGTATTGGAATTCCGTCTCTGGATCTTTTCAATGTCAGTCCATCAACGTTTCTGTTGCCGGTGATGTGAGCGGAACTATTGGTGCTGTATCTGTTAATAAGATCAAAGGCGTTGATGTCGATACGACCGGATTAACCTCGGGCCAAGTTCTTAAGTACGATGGAACTAAATGGGCTCCTGCTTCCGATAATAATGCTGGTGGTACTGTTACTAATATTGCAACGGGCACTGGTTTAAGTGGTGGTCCTATAACTTCGACGGGAACCATTTCACTCGCAAACACGACGGTCACAGCAGGTTCTTATGGTTCTACAACTCAAGTTGGTACTTTCACTGTCGATGCTCAAGGACGCTTAACGGCGGCTTCAAATTCTGCAATTGCTTTTCCTGTAACTTCGGTTGCAACTAAGACTGGCGCTGTAACACTTGATTACGGTGACATTAACAATGCTGCTACAAAATATTTCACTTACAAACCTAATAACGTCGCATGTGCTGACGGCCAAGTGATTAAGTGGATCGCGGCAAATTCTCGCTGGGAATGTGCGAATGACACTGACACGAATGCTGGCGGTACAGTCACTAATATCGCAACCGGCACTGGTTTAAGTGGCGGACCCATCACCTCAACCGGAACTATTTCTCTTGCAAATACTGCAGTTACAGCGGGCTCGTATGGTTCTACAACTCAAGTTGGTACTTTCACGGTGGACGCTCAAGGTCGTTTGACGGCGGCTTCGAATGCAGCTATTGCCTTCCCCGTGACTTCTGTCGCAGCAAGAACTGGCGCTGTTGTTCTTGATTATGGTGATATCAACAATGCCGCTTCAAAATATTTAACTTACAAACCCAACAACGTCGCGTGTACTGATGGACAAGTTTTAAAGTGGATCGCTGCTAACTCTCGCTGGGAGTGTGCGAGCGATACAGATACAAATGCTGGCGGTACAGTTACGAACATTGCTACAGGCACTGGTCTAACTGGCGGTCCAATCACTTCTACTGGAACTGTTTCACTCGCAAACACCGCTGTCACTGCGGGTTCTTACACAAGAGCTAACATCACTGTCGATGCTCAAGGTCGTTTGACTGCCGCAAGCAATGGCGCGGCTGTGAATCTCGCCACTGAAGTCACTGGCACTTTGCCCATTGCAAATGGTGGTACTGGACAAACAACTGCGACTGCTGCTTTCAATGGTCTTTCACCAATTACAACAAAAGGTGACTTAATTGTTCACGATGGTACGAATGATATTCGTCTACCAGTGGGAACAAACGGACAAGTGTTATCAGCAAACTCTGCACAAGCTTCCGGCCTTCAATGGATCACGCCAACAGCTTCCGGAACTGCGGGCGGAGATCTCTCTGGAACATATCCAAATCCAAGCGTCGCAAAAATCAACGGCAATGCCGTGGCTTCAACAACTCCGACAACAGGTCAAGTGATGCGTTGGAGTGGAACTCAGTATGCACCCGTGAATTTTGGTGTGAACAACTTGTTATCTTCAACAGGCGCACAACAGTTTGCTAACTCTGCTTGTACAGCCTCTCAAACTCTGACTTGGTCTTCACTTTCAGACACATTCACTTGCGCGAATATCGCAGGACTTGACGCCAGCACAATTTCAACAGGAACTATCGCGGCAGCAAGACTTCCCTCTTCGGCGACATTCTGGACTGATGGTGGTTCGGGAAAAATATATTATAACGGCGGTAATGTCGGCATTGGAAGTTCGTCACCACCCGCAAAACTCTCTATAAACTCGACGGGCGCTACTCAAGGTATTCAAGTTTCCAGTCTTGGCAACTCAGGCCCAAGCTTATTTTACAACGCTTATAGCGCCACTCTGACAGATCCTGTTTTGACTGTCGGAAGCTATATCGGTTCGGGTTCGACGGTTCTTTTTAAGGTTGAATCAGGAATGCCTACCTCAACTCTCGGATCTGGAAGTTCAAAATTTGCTGTCACGGCTGCGGGTAACGTCGGTATTGGTACAAGCTCCCCCAGCTTTCCTTTCGATGTTCAAAGCAGCAGCTCCTTCCAAGCCCGTCTTTTCCATTCCTCTGACAATCAAACGGATGGCTCTGCGTTGATGATGACCCGCACTCGCGGGACAGTTTCATCAAATACGGCCGTTTTAGCTGACGACACCATTGGTGGATTTTATTTCCGTGCGCACGACGGATCAGGAACAGGCACAACCACTTCCGCTATTGAAGTGAGTGCCGGAGAAAATCAGTCTTCGACCAATCGCGGATCTTACATGGTGTTTGAAACAACGGCCAATGGTAGTGCTTCCCGTTCGGAGAGAATGAGAATCCATACTGACGGCAGTGTTGGTATCGGCACATCCTCACCAAGCTACATGCTCGACGTGGCAAGCACCGGCGCCAACGTAGCACGTTTTACTGGTAACCAAGTCGTGGTCAACGCTACGTCTGGCAATCCAAACTTCTCTCTTCATGAAGGCGGCGTTTTAAAATGGTCCCTCGGTGAAATCGCAACAGACGACAGATTCAGAATCTCCAGCGATACCGCAACAGAAAGATTTACGATTCTGCAAAATGGAAACGTCGGTATTGGCTCAACAGCACCAACTGCAAAACTAGAACTTATTCGCAACTTCAATGGTGAAAGTAACACGACCGCGGCCTTTATTGGTGGTATTGACTCGGGTTATACAAACACCGGCGCCTACTTCGTGCAAAAGGACAGCACTGGTCTTTCCTCCGCAAATACTTATCTCTTCAATGTCGTAAGAAACGGAACAAGTCAGTTCCTCGTGACTGGCGGAGGCCGCGTTGGTATTGGAACAACGGCTCCGGGTTATCCTTTACATGTTGCCGGGACTGGTTATATTAATGATGGAAGCTCTTACCTGGAGTTTTTGTCTCGCAATGACTCTGCGCTAAACGTGACTAACAACTCTTCAACGAAACGCAGTTTCTCCATTCATCATGAAAACAGCAGTGCTCTCATTGCACAATGGTATCACTGCCCTGGAGGCACTTGTACACAGAGATTGACCTTTGACTACGCCGGTAACATGGCAATTTCCGGAACCTTGACTCAATCCTCTGACATCCGTCTTAAAAAAGATATCCAGCCATTAGAAAACAGCCTGAACAAAATATTAGACCTGCAAGGCGTTTCCTACTATTGGAAAGATCCACAAATTCCAGGCAAACAAATCGGCTTGATTGCCCAAGAAGTCGAAAAGAATTTTCCTGAAGCCGTCCGCACTAACAGTGAAGGATGGAAATCAGTGGCCTATCAAAACTTAGTTGCTCCAATTATTGACTCCATTAAGGAACTCTACATCCTTGTCATGTCTGAAAACCAAAGACAAGATCGTGAAATTGCGTCTTTAAAAGAGAACAACGCTGTTTTAAACTCAAAAGTAGATGATCTGGAAAAACAGAATAAAGCTCTCAAAGATGCTCTCTGCGAAATGAATCCTCAGTCGAAAATCTGCAAATAA